Genomic DNA from Corylus avellana chromosome ca4, CavTom2PMs-1.0:
GCAGACTGTCATATTAAAGTTCACTTAtccatctctccctctctctctgaaCTGATAAATAAGAAGCTTTGATTTGAGCAAGTGTGATTGTTAATCTGTATGCATTTATCATTTAAGGCAGCCCCATCACACATTTACATAAATTTCTGGATCATGTCCCAAATTTTCACCAAATTAAGCAGTCTCATTGTGAAGAATTTTGGGGCTGAACACGAATATCCAAGTCAAAATTGCTGCCGTACATTGTAACTTCGCTTTTCACGTTGTTAAAGTATCTGATTCCAACTCCGAGCGTTAAAAATCATCATAGCAGTAATTGTGAGATTGTGATTAAAGTTTTTCTTAAGTGACACCCTtgatttgcatgcacttgaagtAGATATCAGTTTAACTAAAGCTGTCTTTGAAGTAAGAATATTATTCATGATTTGATTATTCTGTAAATCTTTTTTCGTTACAGTTTTTCAGCAGCAGTTGCAGAAATGCTTGTCCAGAGCACGGTAAAGGATCTATACCTACTTCCTGCTCTTCCCCGGGATAAATGGGCGAGCGGTTGTGTGAAAGGATTGAAGGCACGCGGTGGGATGACGGTAAACATCTGCTGGAAGGAAGGAGACCTTCATGAAGTCGGCCTTTGGTCCAAGGACCAGAATTCTCTTACAAGATTACATTATCAAGGAACTACGGTTGTGGCAAGTATATCATCCGGCCAGGTTTACACGTTCAATCGGCAGTTAAAATGCGTGAAGACGTTCTCTCTCTGAGAAGCAAGAGAGGCTTTTTCTTGATTGCTAAGATCATATTGATCTTATGAATTCCTTTGTCTGTCTTTCTTAACCAAGTTTTTGGTCTGGATTTAATTTGATTGGTCAAGCAAGAGAATCTTCCATGgtatcatttatttattgttaataACAATTTCATGCAAACATTTTCTATGTTTCATTCTTCAATTATTACTTCTTTCTGAGTGATATTTGCCTTCTTAAGTTTTATTTGCTGATCCAAGTCTTCACAACATTTGTCACGCCCCTGCTCTTAAGGGATAAGAAAAAGATTAGTTAACAAGCATTATACAAAGCTAGAGCTTCTGAAAAATTTAGTACTTTTTTGTCACATTACAACATATATTAGAGCACTAATCTCCAATTTTACGAAATAATATGCACTTTATATTCACAATAAAGTTTAGATTCTTCTCATTGGGCTAATCCAGGATTATAAAAAATGGGCAAAAGAGTAGCCCTATCTAGCTACTCATTttaactaaagaaaaataaatttggataGCTCTTACGGTGCTCAGTGAATTTGCTGAACAATGTAGCTCAGcaatacaggaaaaaaaataaaaaataaataaataaataaatccaatcctctctcctcttttggaatagtgaaagtaaagaaaaagtattttaaataaaatagcaaaATTGGGTAGCTAAAGTAGAGAGCTGAGAAGTAgatgctttaaaaaaatgactcgctaaaatagaaaaacatgATGCTTTAAGCCTTTAACTAAATTTTGCTAACCCAAATTTGAATATCCTCCTAATCTTGTTGATTGACACcaacttattttattattaataattaagGCCTAAAACTTAAAATCTATACTATAAATTTacatttattccaaaagtttaaataaaaaaaatgaaaaattacactttatccctcaaagtttggggcgatattcgacttttaaagttttaattttggcaatccaccctcccaaagtttcaaattttttgcaattcgactaatattattccaaaattctcatgttgcccctaattttatttttataaaaaaattaaaaaaaaaaaaagaacaaatttggAAGGTGCCAAAATCGCCAGATAAACGTAGCCAccccaatttgttttttaatttgttataaaaaattatgggcaatatgaaaagttttgaatacaattggtcaaattgcaaaaatttgaaactttaagggatggattgttaaaattaaaactttggaggtcgaattcCAAATCGCCCAAACTTGGAAATatagttttcccaaaaaaaaaaaaaaaaaaaaaaatttgcaagctAAAAGCTAGACAAAAGTGAAAAGCATACTTTTTTATCCAAAGCAAAAGGATAATCCACGTGGCTTTCTTTACCTTCATCAATCATCATCACTCTGCAAAGCGACTAAGCGAGCCTTCTTGCGTTGTTGTTGCCACCGGAAATTCAGTTAGTTTCAGTTATGGAAGATGGAGGGTGGGTTTACGTGCGACAGCCCACAGAGAAGGACCAGTGGAACCCAAGTTCGATGGAGGCCGAGAGCTCTACTCCTCAGCCTCTGAAGATCACGTTCACTGAGCCCGCCAAGCACTGGACCGATGCGCTCCCCATCGGCAACGGTCGGCTCGGAGCCATGGTCTGGGGCGGCGTCGTATCGGAGACTCTCCAGCTCAACGGTATAACCAAAACCTCTTTTGCTTGGAATTTAAacgaatttaaaaaaaaaaaaaaaaaaaaaaaaaaaaaaaagttgtatggTTTAAGTAAGTAGTCCTGGATTTTGTTGATTAGGCTTAATTAGTTGGTGATTTTATtgtgaatttattattattattattattattattattattattatttttcactgATATTGTGTGTTCTTGAAATGATTACCATATGAATGTGGCCTTTTGGGGctgattttgtttcttatggtGTTTTCCTATTCAATTAGAAAAGTGCTGCGTTATCTTCTACTTCTAGGTTTCtgattagttttatttattgattatgATATCAATTGTTTCAATGGGTGTTAAGAGTATTGTTTAAgtaaaattcatcattttttttttatcaacatAAACTTTAGAGACAATGAGTAATTTATCATGGTATCataatggtaatttaacaatcgACTGCTTAATTTCTGTCAAGTTTGCCATTTTGCAGATTTTGCATTATTAGATAAGTACACAGATTTCATCTTTCAGATAATCTTCTGATTAATAAAATGATCAGTTTTATGCTTCATGTTGTAGAGGCTGAACTGATGTCAAGCGCAGTTGCTTGGAAGTGTTTTCAAGGACTAGATTATTAAAGCTTTGAAGCTCAAaactatttatcttattttcatataatttcaATTAGCAACCAAATGGAGCAAAATGAAATACGTGTAATGTATGAAAAACAAATGAGCAGAGAACTCATAGCATACAGATTCTTGCAGAGGACACACTCTGGACCGGGACGCCTAGTAACTATACTAACACTAGTGCTCCAGAGGTGCTATCAGAGGTCAGAAAACTTGTCGACGATGGTAAATATGCTGAAGCTACTGCAGAGGCGGTCAAGTTGACTGGAAATCCTGCTGAGGTGTTATTCATTTACCTTTAGTGTGGCTGCTCTTCTTCATAGTGTTGGTCTGTACGAGTAATTTACTAGTGATTGTTGGCTAAAAGGAATATACAGagttcttaagttttttttcttttttttttctatactttaggggttctcttgtatacttcatgtgtactagggttgcatcccctacgcttttaatgaatttgaattaattataaaGAAAGTATTATATTGTAGTGATTATTTAGTGATGATTCAGGTTTACCAACTCCTTGGTGACCTAAAGCTGGAATTTGATGCTTCCCATCTTACATTTGCTGAAGAAACTTACCACAGAGAGTTAGACTTGGATACTGCAACAGTAAGAGTAAAGTATTCTGTGGGTGATGTAGAATTTACAAGGGAACACTTTGCTTCCAATCCCAATCAAGTGATTGTGACAAAGATTTCTGGAAGCAAACCAGGATCTCTATCATTCTCAGTGTCTCTAGATAGCAAGTTATACCATCATTCGTACATTAATGGGAAAAGTCAGATTATTATGGAAGGAAGCTGTCCTGGTAAAAGGATTCCCCCAGCGGTGGATGCAAATGACGAGCCAAAGGGAATTCAGTTTTCTGCAGTTCTTGATTTACAGATTAGTGATGACAGAGGTGTGATACATATTTTGGATGACAAGCAGTTGAGGGTCGAGGGTTCAGATTGGGCTGTTTTGCTTCTAGTCGCTTCATCTTCATTCGATGGACCATTCACTAAGCCTTCAGATTCTAAGAGGAATCCTACTTCAGAGTCACTCAGCGCATTGAAGCCAATGAGAGATTTGTCATACTATGATCTTTATGCACATCATTTGGATGACTATCAGAATCTCTTCCATCGTGTCTCACTGCAGCTTATGAAAAACTTGAAGAACAATAAATCCAATGGGTCTCTAGAATTGAAGAAACTTGCGCGCTCTGTAACTGGTTTATATCTTAAGGGAAGTGAAGATAACATGGTTTCAACTGCAGCAAGAGTCAAATCTTTTCAAactgatgaagatccttccttGGTGGAGCTTCTTTTCCAGTATGGTCGATATCTACTTATTTCATGTTCACGGCCTCGAACACAGGTGGCAAACCTGCAGGGATTATGGAATAAGGATATTCAGCCAAAATGGGAGTATGTCACATTCTCTCCATTCCTTTATTTGTTATTCCTCCTCCAACCGAATTTTACTTAGTTTTATTTTGCTTCATATTTTCTgctttgttctctctctcttacccCCTCACAAACACACGCAAGAGGTTAGTTTGTAATTTAGATATAGGAAATTATTTCAGTCGATATTAAATGGGTTTTCTAAGAAGGAAGGACCTTAATTAATGCACCACTTTAAGTTTGTAACCTCCtctctcttttgtttgtttgtttgtttgtttctttttttttttttttNNNNNNNNNNNNNNNNNNNNttttttttttttttttttttttttttttttttttttttttttttttgatgagcaGTTAGGGATTGGTGGTTGTTGTACCTAGATGCATTAGATGTAAGTTATGTCTCTAATTTTTGTGAACGTTCCAATTTAGGAATAAGTGGAGAAATGAGGtaaacttttttcttctttttccttcttcatcttcaatttaggaataatttttatatgccTTGTCCATCTTTCATATTatttgtgaaaattttgatattCCAGCAATAAGATTGTGCAGGAAGTTAGGCTTCCAGAAAGAGATAAGAGAGACTGATAGATAAAAGAGGAATGTTGGCCATATCTGAAAGAATTTTTTAGTTCACTTTCTACTTCTTTACATGTCAATTAATACATGAAATATGCATAAACTACTGCCTACCAACAGTAGCACATTGATGTAAGATATTGATTAGTCATATAAAACCTACAATTTCTTGCATTTAGTTACATCAAGATTTTATCTGGAGAGTTACTGACACCTTCATCTTTTTGTTCAGCGGGGCTCCTCACTTGAATATTAATCTTGAAATGAATTATTGGCCTTCCCTTCCTTGCAACCTTAGCGAGTGCCAGGAACCATTGTTTGACTTCATTTCCTCTTTGTCAACTAATGGGCGTAAAACTGCAGAAGTAAGACAATTTTCCCCTTCTGGTTTATATTAAAGCTTTCAATCAATTGAGTCTGTTCATCCATATGATCTCTTTTGGTTGCTAAACTATCTGAGGTGTAAGTGAGCATTACAGTTTAAGTATTGGACATTTGGAAACAATAGAGGACTAAGATGAAGTCCTGAAATATGCCTGCATGTGGGGCTCCCATGTCCAAATATTTAGGTAATCTTAAAGTaggaagttttagttttaaattcaatgCTGTTATCCTTTATACCATGTCATTAGGACTGCATGGTTCTTATTGTCATGAAAACAACTTGGAAACAATTGCTAAATGCCATCGAAATGGTGGGAGCCTAAATCTGAAAGCTATGTTTTTAGACTTTAGGAATGAACCATATGAGGCCTAAGACCAACACAATCTCTGTCAATGCCCTTACCCTCCTTTGTGATCTTATTCTGTTCTTCAAGACATTATTTTCCCATTTATAGATTCCTATGCACAACTTTCTTATTCGCAGAATGTTATAGGTAAACTATGAAGCAAATGGTTGGGTTGTACATCATAAATCTGACATCTGGGCGAAATCATCGGCAGATCAAGGTGATGTTGAATGGGCATTATGGCCGATGGGCGGAGCATGGCTCTGTACCCATATATGGGATCACTACGCTTATACGATGGACAAGGtaagattttgaagttttccccctttttttttttttttttttttttacttatgaAAAATACCTTGCTTTAGTCTATCATTGGTCTGAAAATCTGTTCCTCGTAATAGGAAGGttattgaaaaatacttttctaaTAGGTAGAATCTGCTGGTATCTAATAATGAATCCTGTTTTAGCTTTGCAAATCTTCTAGATTGCCTTTTGCACTAGAGTTGAGCGAGTGGTTCAGTTAGTTCTTGTAGGTGAGAGATGGTCCCTGAAATCAGCAACTTCTCTTTTGAAGTTAAGGTCTGTGCAAAGGCCTTGAAATTCTAGGTTTAGCTAATGTGGTAAGTTGGTTAAATTTCCATGTTTTAATGtgtgaaaataaatttgttagCAAACCAATTGTCTCAAGAGCTTAACCTAATAAGCTTAACCTAATAAGCTTAACTATGTACATAAGCTCAGACACACCAACACACACCTTCTCATGCTGAAGCAAAACTAGACATGAATTTTGAACACAAGTATGAACAGAAAGTAACAAAATACGATGGTGATTCCCTAGAGTATAACATAACATTTTGGACTGGAAGGCTTTAATAGCATATTGCTGAACCAATTGTCACAGAAGTTGAAGTTGATAGGAGAATAGGCCCAACAATGTATATCAATTTCATGCACTAACTTGGGTCAAACTTTCACTAAATGCTTGCTATAATACTAAATATATGCAGCCTATAAAGTTCTGCTGTTTCTTAAGTCAAAGGTGATCGTCTTGTGATTTGCCTTTTGAAAACCCTGATGCTGGATCTGGAAGTACTTAGGTACTTGTGGAACTCATATTTCATTACTAGATCAATGAATCTTTTGCTTATGGCGCTTGAATAGTTTGATTGTTTCacattcttgaaaaaaaaatttcttgcaGCGCTGCACTATATATAATTTCTGCTAACAGTATGCAATTCACTCATTGGAGGTAAATGATTATTAATATGGTCTTCATAATTAGGATTTTCTTAAAGTCAAGGCATATCCTTTGTTGGATGGATGTGCATCATTTCTGTTGGATTGGTTGATTGAAGGCCGTGGAGGTTATCTAGAAACCAACCCTTCAACTTCTCCAGAGCATAACTTTGTTGCTCCTGACGGTAAGCCTGCTTGTGTGAGCTACTCATCAACAATGGACATGGCAATTATAAGAGAAGTTTTTGCTGCCGTTGTTTCTGCAGCTGAGGTGACGCTTTTATTCTATACCATCCAAAACAAtcctctttttaattttcatatattcCATATCTTTATATCCAACTAGAATTTTGACAACAGGTTCTGGACAGAGATGAAGATGAGCTTGTTGAAAGAGTGCGCCTGGCTTTACCAAGGCTGTATCCAACAAAAATTTCTGGAGATGGTTCCATTATGGAATGGGTATGTGAGTACCTCAAGTGTAAACTTGCCAATTATTAGCAAAAAAGGTCTTGCTTTGGAGTTCATAATGAAGTTCACTTGTGTAATAGGCTAAGAAAATCAGTATGTGTTAAGCCAGGCACAAGATTTTGGGGACGCAGATGTGCATCATCGACATCTTTCGCATCTATTTGGCCTGTTTCCAGGGCACACAATAACTGTTGAGAAAGCTCCGGATCTCTGTCAAGCTGCAGAGATTTCTCTCTATAAacgaggtttttttttttttgtctttttaaatcatattattcatttattctGGGAACTGACTAGATTGCTTATTTTGTCTTGCAATTTCAGTCTAGTTTTGGGGCATTTGGATACCCCTCCAATTTTGAGGTCCTATTAACACCCCCTAAGATCTCAACTTCTTTTAATTGCACCTCTTATTTTGGGAATGTCTTAATTGGTTTTTGAATCCTATTTTTGTTAATACGCTCACTTGGTCAACAAATTTTACACCCTCATTTTACATGTACTAATAATAACAGCGAAAGCAACAATAATTATGACATATTTTTCCATAAGCTATGCTAATGAACTGGTTGACAAGACACGTTAAATTCAAAAAGCATAGGAAATAAGattgaagaaattgaaaactcaTGGGTGTGTCTCAAAACATGGGACGGGTGTTGGTGAAATTTAACCTTATACATCTGTGAGTTGATAATGATTCTTtacatcaaaaaaccaaaaataggaagaataattatacaatcaaaaTGTTATCTGTTAGCTccaataaaaattgttaatcaAACTATTATCACTCTAAAATGCAAATTTTTGGTTTGTACCCACACCCAAAAGTACATAGACATGCATGTTACACATAATGTGGGAAGGAGGCCTATTATGATACAACTTTTTCCTTTAGAATTTGACTCTGTATAAAGAACTAGATATCATGCTATGTGTGCTACCATGGTAAACACCATTGCGAATCAAGTGGCTAAGTTATGCAGCCTGAATTCTGGAGTAGCTTTGTGGACTTCAACATGTATGATTGTTAGGAGCAATGTCATATGGAGTTGTTTTTCTTACATTCTGACCAATTTGAACAGGAGAGGATGGTCCAGGATGGTCAACTACATGGAAAGCTGCTTTGTGGGCTCGTCTCGACAACAGTGAGCATGCATATCGGATGGTCAAGAAGTTGATCAACTTGGTGGATCCGGATAATGAGGAACCATTTGAAGGAGGTCTATACAGTAATCTATTCGCAGCACACCCTCCTTTCCAGATTGATGCCAACTTTGGGTAAGTTGCAGTTTTCCATTCATGTCAATGATGCTATGAAGCAACCATCACATGATTGTCTAAACAGTTCTGTTCTTAGCTTAAGCAAGCTTGATACCAAGCATGTCTGGTTTTTTAGCGAGCAacttgaaggaaaaaaaacaaaaaagataaaaaatcaaaaacctttggtggaaaatttttattttgtttttacaagTACTACAACCATTGCCATTAATTGCACCCCAGTTGCCATTAGTGTGCCTCAAACAATCCCTTATTTAAGTTTCTTGTTCATGTTTTAGTTGTATAAAACTAAGCCGTTCAGTTATTCAGTTCAGTTATTCAGTAAGATATATGGGAAAGATAATTATGATTAGAAGCTATTTTAGGGATCAAACAGGAAGTACCAAGTGTAAATTATGTCATATCTGATTGTGACCAAGCAATATATTTGACTtcagtctttctttttttccttcaaaccttCTTGCAAACAAATACTGCCTCGGAAGTAATAAATGTTGGTGATTGACAAAGGTATCAACAATATTTTGATTTCAGTTTCACAGCAGCAGTTTCAGAAATGCTTGTCCAGAGCACCATAAAGGACCTGTATTTCCTTCCTGCTCTTCCCCGGGATAAATGGGCTAATGGTTGTGTGAAAGGATTGAAGGCGCGTGGTGCGGTAACAGTCAGCATCTGCTGGAAAGAAGGTGACCTTCATGAAGTTGGTCTTTGGTCCAAGGAACAGAATTCTCTGAAAAGATTACACTACAGAGGAACGATAGTCACAGCAAGCATATTATCTGGCATAATCTACACATTCAATGCACAGCTAAAATGTGTGAAGACTTGCTCTCTCTAAGAAGCAGCCTTTCcttgaatatcaatatcaattagATTTTAGGAACATTGctcatatatttttctaataaatctttcatatatatatatatatatatatatatatattggtgttcCTTCAAAAGTTAGGATCTTCTGAGGTAATTATCTTGTGTATTATAGGTAGTTTCTTGCAATGTTATATGAATCATTAGTACTGCTGCCATCACCTTATTGTGTGATGTACATGCAACATATCTGTAGTATGGGAAGAAGATACaggaaagaaaggaaagcaAATATGTTATGCTTCTTGCTGCTGATATGTATAATTTAACTTCTTGCATGTAATTTATGAAGTACAACCCTATCTTTAATAAGAGCCTTGTAAACAAAAATCCTGACTGTCACTGGAGACGACAACTCAAGCAAGCTCTATATCGACCAGTCCAACCTACCCTACCCCAAATTTCCTTTAGCCCAAAGATGGAATCTAAAACTTCTTGAATAGATGGAATCTAAATGGTGTCTACATGTGATTCTGTCCTTTCTACTACGTGGTTCCGCCCTGCTTGGTATatattctctttatttaatGGTGGATCATATGCTgctatgcaattttttttttctttttactttcaCAATCtgaaaaatatatgcatgtgatatacaTTTCAAGAAGTACGGAGGCAAAACAATGCAGGATATGGTTCCAAACGGCATTGCttgagattgtttttttttttttttactaatttatgttatttactcagctgaaaagtgaaaaaaaataaaaaatttccaaccaaaaaagcgaaagaaaatactaaaatgtaattttttttttttctattataaagGGAAGACTGAAGAGTACCATTTGAATTAAAGCTCATTGGTAAATTGGTAATACTAAAAAAGTATTATCACTTATCTAAATTAaatagatatgattgtcaaagctcCACACTTGCTGCTGCATTTGCATTAGAATCTTCAAGATATTCTAtcacttgattttatttttgaaaaagactCCAACGATTGTTTTTGATTTGGGATATTGTTATATcattattcatcaatttttaCTAACTCaatattgtttattaatttataataaaactttaaaagtgatcaatattgattattgatgtaattaaaatttgagaaaaataagaatagCTGTAAATCTCTGCTCCTCCGCAACACCGTATCATCCACCTCACTGCACACTGCACagcacaaaacaaaaccaacacaAACCCTTAAACCCTCGAAAACCCCTCGCGCCTCCCACTttactcagagagagagagagagagagaaatggctTTGCGCTCAGGATCATTGTCTCGGTCGCTAATCTCGACCGCCAGGGCTTCGTCGCTCCGCTCGTCGGCGCCTCTCCCCCGCATCCGCCCTCCGTCACTCGCTGCTCCCCGAGTGCAGCCCCGCCGCCGCCTTCCTTTCGCTGCTGTCCCCAGGTCCCCCGAAACTCTAACGTCCTCGCCTCCCTGTTTGGTTGCCgcgaaaatgagagaaaaacacatgagaaaattttgaatttttatattctctattttgtttttcggtatttattcattcatattggtTTAGATTTGTTTGGATATCGGAAATGTGAGAGATGGGACAGAGGGAATTTCAACCATTGCCCTGTGTtgtgagaaaaaagagaggacGATAAAGGAAATGTAAAGTTCGATTTTTGTGCTCTGAGACGGAGATCATTTGTCTCATTATTactattataattttaatttgcaaTTGCATTTGTTTATTCTTAGCAATTACACTTGTTTGTTGGTAGGATTATATAGGTCTTTGGTTTGTGAATATTGTAGTTATTATCGCTTGCCATTTCCAAATAGTGCTTTACTCTACgattggttgctgagaaaatggagagaagTGAAAGGAAAATCTGTGAATAGTCCTTATTGTGTgctatcttttgtttttgtgtccGCCTAAAGTTCCGAAATTTTTGTTGTTCAGTTTTGTTTCCATTTCCATGTTTTTACCCAAATCAACTAGAGATCGCTTTTTCAAGGTtgtttaattttagtttttataaacCTACTTTTGTT
This window encodes:
- the LOC132179638 gene encoding alpha-L-fucosidase 2-like isoform X2, which produces MEDGGWVYVRQPTEKDQWNPSSMEAESSTPQPLKITFTEPAKHWTDALPIGNGRLGAMVWGGVVSETLQLNEDTLWTGTPSNYTNTSAPEVLSEVRKLVDDGKYAEATAEAVKLTGNPAEVYQLLGDLKLEFDASHLTFAEETYHRELDLDTATVRVKYSVGDVEFTREHFASNPNQVIVTKISGSKPGSLSFSVSLDSKLYHHSYINGKSQIIMEGSCPGKRIPPAVDANDEPKGIQFSAVLDLQISDDRGVIHILDDKQLRVEGSDWAVLLLVASSSFDGPFTKPSDSKRNPTSESLSALKPMRDLSYYDLYAHHLDDYQNLFHRVSLQLMKNLKNNKSNGSLELKKLARSVTGLYLKGSEDNMVSTAARVKSFQTDEDPSLVELLFQYGRYLLISCSRPRTQVANLQGLWNKDIQPKWDGAPHLNINLEMNYWPSLPCNLSECQEPLFDFISSLSTNGRKTAEVNYEANGWVVHHKSDIWAKSSADQGDVEWALWPMGGAWLCTHIWDHYAYTMDKDFLKVKAYPLLDGCASFLLDWLIEGRGGYLETNPSTSPEHNFVAPDGKPACVSYSSTMDMAIIREVFAAVVSAAENFDNRFWTEMKMSLLKECAWLYQGCIQQKFLEMVPLWNGYAQDFGDADVHHRHLSHLFGLFPGHTITVEKAPDLCQAAEISLYKRGEDGPGWSTTWKAALWARLDNSEHAYRMVKKLINLVDPDNEEPFEGGLYSNLFAAHPPFQIDANFGFTAAVSEMLVQSTIKDLYFLPALPRDKWANGCVKGLKARGAVTVSICWKEGDLHEVGLWSKEQNSLKRLHYRGTIVTASILSGIIYTFNAQLKCVKTCSL
- the LOC132179638 gene encoding alpha-L-fucosidase 2-like isoform X5, whose translation is MRSPSATVGSEPWSGAASYRRLSSSTVYQLLGDLKLEFDASHLTFAEETYHRELDLDTATVRVKYSVGDVEFTREHFASNPNQVIVTKISGSKPGSLSFSVSLDSKLYHHSYINGKSQIIMEGSCPGKRIPPAVDANDEPKGIQFSAVLDLQISDDRGVIHILDDKQLRVEGSDWAVLLLVASSSFDGPFTKPSDSKRNPTSESLSALKPMRDLSYYDLYAHHLDDYQNLFHRVSLQLMKNLKNNKSNGSLELKKLARSVTGLYLKGSEDNMVSTAARVKSFQTDEDPSLVELLFQYGRYLLISCSRPRTQVANLQGLWNKDIQPKWDGAPHLNINLEMNYWPSLPCNLSECQEPLFDFISSLSTNGRKTAEVNYEANGWVVHHKSDIWAKSSADQGDVEWALWPMGGAWLCTHIWDHYAYTMDKDFLKVKAYPLLDGCASFLLDWLIEGRGGYLETNPSTSPEHNFVAPDGKPACVSYSSTMDMAIIREVFAAVVSAAENFDNRFWTEMKMSLLKECAWLYQGCIQQKFLEMVPLWNGQAQDFGDADVHHRHLSHLFGLFPGHTITVEKAPDLCQAAEISLYKRGEDGPGWSTTWKAALWARLDNSEHAYRMVKKLINLVDPDNEEPFEGGLYSNLFAAHPPFQIDANFGFTAAVSEMLVQSTIKDLYFLPALPRDKWANGCVKGLKARGAVTVSICWKEGDLHEVGLWSKEQNSLKRLHYRGTIVTASILSGIIYTFNAQLKCVKTCSL
- the LOC132179638 gene encoding alpha-L-fucosidase 2-like isoform X1 is translated as MEDGGWVYVRQPTEKDQWNPSSMEAESSTPQPLKITFTEPAKHWTDALPIGNGRLGAMVWGGVVSETLQLNEDTLWTGTPSNYTNTSAPEVLSEVRKLVDDGKYAEATAEAVKLTGNPAEVYQLLGDLKLEFDASHLTFAEETYHRELDLDTATVRVKYSVGDVEFTREHFASNPNQVIVTKISGSKPGSLSFSVSLDSKLYHHSYINGKSQIIMEGSCPGKRIPPAVDANDEPKGIQFSAVLDLQISDDRGVIHILDDKQLRVEGSDWAVLLLVASSSFDGPFTKPSDSKRNPTSESLSALKPMRDLSYYDLYAHHLDDYQNLFHRVSLQLMKNLKNNKSNGSLELKKLARSVTGLYLKGSEDNMVSTAARVKSFQTDEDPSLVELLFQYGRYLLISCSRPRTQVANLQGLWNKDIQPKWDGAPHLNINLEMNYWPSLPCNLSECQEPLFDFISSLSTNGRKTAEVNYEANGWVVHHKSDIWAKSSADQGDVEWALWPMGGAWLCTHIWDHYAYTMDKDFLKVKAYPLLDGCASFLLDWLIEGRGGYLETNPSTSPEHNFVAPDGKPACVSYSSTMDMAIIREVFAAVVSAAENFDNRFWTEMKMSLLKECAWLYQGCIQQKFLEMVPLWNGQAQDFGDADVHHRHLSHLFGLFPGHTITVEKAPDLCQAAEISLYKRGEDGPGWSTTWKAALWARLDNSEHAYRMVKKLINLVDPDNEEPFEGGLYSNLFAAHPPFQIDANFGFTAAVSEMLVQSTIKDLYFLPALPRDKWANGCVKGLKARGAVTVSICWKEGDLHEVGLWSKEQNSLKRLHYRGTIVTASILSGIIYTFNAQLKCVKTCSL
- the LOC132179638 gene encoding alpha-L-fucosidase 2-like isoform X3; the encoded protein is MEDGGWVYVRQPTEKDQWNPSSMEAESSTPQPLKITFTEPAKHWTDALPIGNGRLGAMVWGGVVSETLQLNEDTLWTGTPSNYTNTSAPEVLSEVRKLVDDGKYAEATAEAVKLTGNPAEVYQLLGDLKLEFDASHLTFAEETYHRELDLDTATVRVKYSVGDVEFTREHFASNPNQVIVTKISGSKPGSLSFSVSLDSKLYHHSYINGKSQIIMEGSCPGKRIPPAVDANDEPKGIQFSAVLDLQISDDRGVIHILDDKQLRVEGSDWAVLLLVASSSFDGPFTKPSDSKRNPTSESLSALKPMRDLSYYDLYAHHLDDYQNLFHRVSLQLMKNLKNNKSNGSLELKKLARSVTGLYLKGSEDNMVSTAARVKSFQTDEDPSLVELLFQYGRYLLISCSRPRTQVANLQGLWNKDIQPKWDGAPHLNINLEMNYWPSLPCNLSECQEPLFDFISSLSTNGRKTAEVNYEANGWVVHHKSDIWAKSSADQGDVEWALWPMGGAWLCTHIWDHYAYTMDKDFLKVKAYPLLDGCASFLLDWLIEGRGGYLETNPSTSPEHNFVAPDGKPACVSYSSTMDMAIIREVFAAVVSAAEVLDRDEDELVERVRLALPRLYPTKISGDGSIMEWAQDFGDADVHHRHLSHLFGLFPGHTITVEKAPDLCQAAEISLYKRGEDGPGWSTTWKAALWARLDNSEHAYRMVKKLINLVDPDNEEPFEGGLYSNLFAAHPPFQIDANFGFTAAVSEMLVQSTIKDLYFLPALPRDKWANGCVKGLKARGAVTVSICWKEGDLHEVGLWSKEQNSLKRLHYRGTIVTASILSGIIYTFNAQLKCVKTCSL